In Streptococcus respiraculi, one DNA window encodes the following:
- a CDS encoding MIP/aquaporin family protein, which yields MEKELLGEVLGTALLILLGNGVVAGVVLDKSKSRDAGWIVITIGWGLAVAMAAFVSGVLGPAHLNPAVSIAMAYAGNLPWASVFPYIIAQFVGAFIGSILVYLMYKDHYDATEDTGAVLATFSTGPAIRNTINNTISEAIGTFVLVLGLLAFGHYDMPAGLGTLTVGALIVSLGVSLGGPTGYALNPARDLGPRIMHALLPLKHKGDSDWGYALVPVLGPIIGGLLAAIFYGFAF from the coding sequence GGAAAAAGAATTATTAGGTGAAGTACTCGGGACTGCCCTGCTGATTTTGTTGGGAAATGGTGTTGTAGCAGGCGTGGTACTTGATAAGAGTAAGAGTAGAGATGCTGGTTGGATTGTCATTACAATTGGTTGGGGGCTTGCAGTTGCAATGGCAGCTTTTGTGAGCGGTGTATTAGGTCCTGCTCACTTGAACCCTGCTGTATCGATTGCAATGGCTTATGCAGGCAATCTCCCTTGGGCATCTGTTTTCCCATACATCATTGCTCAATTTGTCGGAGCTTTTATCGGAAGTATCTTGGTGTATTTGATGTATAAAGATCATTATGATGCGACAGAAGATACTGGAGCGGTGCTTGCGACCTTCTCAACAGGTCCTGCAATCCGCAACACTATAAACAATACCATCAGTGAAGCAATCGGTACATTCGTTCTTGTCCTTGGTTTGCTCGCATTTGGACATTACGATATGCCAGCAGGTCTTGGAACTTTGACTGTTGGAGCTTTGATTGTTTCCCTCGGAGTATCTCTTGGCGGTCCAACAGGATATGCCTTGAACCCAGCTCGTGACCTTGGTCCTCGGATTATGCACGCCCTTCTCCCATTGAAACACAAAGGTGATTCAGATTGGGGCTATGCACTTGTACCAGTTCTTGGTCCAATCATCGGAGGTTTACTCGCAGCCATCTTTTATGGATTCGCTTTCTAA